Proteins co-encoded in one Halorussus lipolyticus genomic window:
- a CDS encoding BMP family lipoprotein, with protein MAKIDDGRRRMLKIGGAGLVGTGLAGCLGGGSGGAETTTESGGDSTESGDDTTDATTTSSDTTNVGMVYATGGLGDNSFNDMAHKGIKSAKSEFDIAFKNAEPSSPSDVATLQRKFARSNNPDYDLISCIGFVQTSALKENAKRFADQNFMVVDTVVEQPNVSSYTFKEHQGSFQVGHLAGLLTSKESFSAGAGETNGDLKVGFVGGKEVPLIKKFEAGFKAGVKHANSDVSVSSAYAGAWSDPGKGQSIANSMYNKGADIIYHAAGGTGNGVFKAAQSQGRFAIGVDSDQSKSLPKYSDVILASMVKYVDEAVYRSVERTTNGNFDGGSVHTLGLEKDGVAAVYGTDLGSEIPDSVKSSLDSSREKIVAGDIEVPTKPENV; from the coding sequence ATGGCAAAAATAGACGATGGCAGACGGCGGATGCTCAAAATCGGCGGCGCAGGTCTCGTCGGTACCGGACTCGCTGGCTGTCTCGGTGGCGGCAGTGGTGGAGCCGAGACGACCACCGAATCAGGCGGTGACTCCACGGAGTCCGGCGACGACACCACGGACGCGACCACCACCTCGTCGGATACGACCAACGTGGGGATGGTCTACGCCACCGGTGGTCTCGGTGACAACTCGTTCAACGACATGGCCCACAAGGGCATCAAGTCGGCCAAGTCGGAGTTCGACATCGCGTTCAAGAACGCCGAACCGAGCAGTCCGAGCGACGTGGCCACCCTCCAGCGCAAGTTCGCCCGGTCGAACAACCCCGATTACGACCTCATCAGTTGCATCGGGTTCGTCCAGACCAGCGCGCTCAAGGAGAACGCCAAGCGGTTCGCCGACCAGAATTTCATGGTCGTGGACACGGTGGTCGAACAGCCCAACGTGTCGAGTTACACCTTCAAGGAGCATCAGGGGTCGTTCCAAGTCGGCCACCTCGCGGGCCTGCTGACCTCCAAAGAGAGTTTCAGCGCGGGTGCCGGCGAGACCAACGGCGACCTGAAAGTCGGCTTCGTCGGCGGCAAGGAGGTCCCCCTCATCAAGAAGTTCGAGGCCGGATTCAAAGCGGGCGTCAAGCACGCTAACTCCGACGTGTCGGTCTCCTCGGCCTACGCCGGTGCGTGGAGCGACCCCGGCAAGGGTCAGTCCATCGCCAACTCGATGTACAACAAGGGCGCGGACATCATCTATCACGCCGCAGGCGGCACCGGAAACGGTGTGTTCAAAGCGGCCCAGAGTCAGGGTCGGTTCGCCATCGGCGTGGACTCCGACCAGTCCAAGAGTCTGCCCAAGTACAGCGACGTGATTCTGGCCAGCATGGTCAAATACGTAGACGAGGCGGTCTACCGGTCGGTCGAGCGCACGACCAACGGCAACTTCGACGGCGGGTCCGTCCACACGCTCGGTCTGGAGAAGGACGGCGTTGCGGCGGTCTACGGCACGGACCTCGGGTCCGAGATTCCCGACTCGGTCAAGTCGAGTCTCGACTCGTCCCGAGAGAAAATCGTCGCGGGCGACATCGAAGTGCCGACCAAGCCCGAGAACGTCTAA